From Carassius auratus strain Wakin chromosome 22, ASM336829v1, whole genome shotgun sequence, a single genomic window includes:
- the tmem59l gene encoding transmembrane protein 59-like codes for MFQFGGRVRGVPALVSLILVALAAASTDLFDNQLGDINYCKKQCQMSIKNKSPAKDSIMNACHRGCRLYSICQFVNGNTGINTSKEECQGACQEAYSKLLEQEACSTGCASQPAEPEIKRRKLKALTNRPKPISVMDAVSSWCNDIVSSAQSFISSTWTFYLQADDGKVVVFQSQPEIEYSLPELQAPRSNVVDKPWPKVNSHTQRPHTGGRSHGERNAAKSVAKAKHVNQHAEDPAAEHDFLGCMSRRSGLPRWILAACLFLSIMVMLWLSCASLVTAPEQHVRTQLSINGDKEYIDDTQKVNPYHLTPVIAMTIGQSEESKEAGPLPVKVDLSKTSL; via the exons ATGTTCCAGTTCGGCGGCAGGGTGCGCGGCGTTCCCGCGCTCGTTTCTCTGATTCTGGTGGCGTTGGCGGCCGCATCAACTGATCTGTTTGACAACCAACTGGGCGATATCAATTACTGCAAAAAGCAATGCCAGATGTCCATCAAAAACAAAAGCCCCGCCAAA GACTCCATCATGAATGCCTGTCACCGGGGCTGCCGGCTCTACTCCATCTGCCAGTTTGTGAATGGAAATACAGGCATCAATACCAGCAAGGAAGAGTGTCAGGGAG catGCCAGGAGGCCTACAGTAAACTGCTGGAGCAGGAGGCGTGCAGCACGGGGTGTGCCAGCCAACCCGCTGAGCCGGAGATCAAACGGAGGAAG CTCAAGGCCCTGACCAACCGGCCCAAGCCCATCTCTGTTATGGATGCCGTGTCTAGCTGGTGCAATGACATCGTTAGCTCCGCCCAGAGCTTCATTTCTTCCACCTGGACTTTCTACCTGCAGGCTGATGATGGGAAGGTTGTTGTGTTTCAG AGCCAGCCAGAGATTGAGTACTCCTTGCCTGAGTTACAAGCCCCACGCTCCAATGTGGTCGACAAACCCTGGCCCAAAGTCAACTCCCACACACAGCGGCCACATACTG GTGGGCGGTCACATGGGGAGAGGAATGCGGCGAAATCTGTGGCGAAAGCAAAGCATGTCAACCAACATGCCGAGGACCCAGCTGCTGAGCACGACTTCCTGGGCTGTATGTCAAG GCGCTCAGGATTGCCGCGTTGGATTTTAGCAGCTTGTCTCTTCCTGTCTATAATGGTGATGCTGTGGCTGAGCTGTGCCAGTCTGGTCACGGCACCCGAGCAGCACGTCAGGACTCAG CTTAGCATCAACGGAGATAAAGAGTACATTGATGACACCCAGAAGGTCAACCCCTATCACTTGACACCAGTGATCGCAATGACAATCGGCCAATCGGAGGAGAGCAAGGAGGCGGGGCCACTTCCGGTCAAGGTTGACCTCAGCAAAACATCGCTGTAG